Genomic DNA from Parasteatoda tepidariorum isolate YZ-2023 chromosome 3, CAS_Ptep_4.0, whole genome shotgun sequence:
AAACAAgaatttgaagaataataataacagaaagAATAAATAACGCAAAGATTAGACAGAGAGTACTGAAAAGAATCCTTTATTcgcgaaaaaaaaactatttgagatttacaccgaagagccattacattatgaccaccctactaataacatgtaggaccacctttagccctcaaaacagctagcacccgccgtggcattgattccactaggtactgataggtagtctgaggtatctggtaccaagcgctcaccaactgatcctgcaattccctcacattgcgagggagtagcgtggcagcacgaatttggttttccaagtaggaccacaaatgctctattggattaaggtcaggtgaatttgggggccaagacatgacttgaaagtcactggaatgttcctcgacggtTCGACTCTTATGACATGgagcattatcctgttggtaaacaccatcccccgcaggaaaaactgttgccatgaatgggtgaacctggtctgcaactatgttcaagtagcttacagacgtcagggattgttttATGAGGAtaatgggtcctaatgtgccccataaaaacattgttcctgggcaagaaaccatgaaaacctgggcgagcccattgttatagatggattatggtcataatgtaatggctcttcggtgtatatcgATAACTAGACcatctcatttaaataaaattttaaggtacggatttttacaaaatagaaaaacaaaagtgcaCTAATGACTGTAGTGAAATAATGACTATCATTCTATAAGTTAAAAACATTCCAGCAAAATTTTAACGATAATTGaacttttatctaaataatatcaacggtggtaaaaaaaaataatctatttaaatttttcggtTTCCGCACAGGTGCGACTactgaataaaagttttaatgaatatttcgtGAGAGAACGGTCATGTTAAATGctaattttgttgttaaaagaTAGGAAATGTACCATATTACTTTTGGCATGACGAGGGAATGGGTATCCATTTCCGTTCTGAAAATGAATTCGATGTCATTGTTTGGTTTCATTAGAGTAATTTTAGAGAGACTTAATTAAACTTTCACGAAACAGAAACTTCAGTAGTACTCatggtgtaaaattttaaactaaatcatatgaaagtttaataatttgttctCCTAGATAGCTTAAAAAATCGATGTTTATTGATTCTTATGCCACACTGTAACCACAATGTTTAATGTTGTGGTAAACTATAATGTTTTGCAGTACATGAAggaatatactttatttactttgtcACTGTTACAGTTTCAGTCAtttgtttatagatatttttgtttgtttactgaCTACGCATATTTTCACGAgcattagaatcaatttaatgACTTCATGAacacatagtttaaaaacaggCGCAGTTTTCTAACgtattcgaattattttttattttgtcaattttatatgattttatgcGCGATAACttcagttttaaaagtatatttagttcacttcaacataaaaaatggtggcaactatgcACTAAAAACTTTTACAGTTTATTTGTAATGCGCGGAAGTGCATTAAAACCAAacatacagggttattcataattccctccgggcaGGAACAGGACTATCGCATTGATGTATGCCGTGTGACCAAGGTTTCACTCATAGTACACCGGTAATGTATGTAAGTAAAACTTGAAtagtttcggaataatttcatatgtttctttttttcatattcatcttctttttttctaactataacgcttcgaaaccccgaagggaattatgaataaccctgtatgaagcttcaaaatttatcagatttgtttcatttaaacttaaaatattcttagttatgaaaagaaattaaaaaatttgagtatttttatttttgaatttttttttttcgcaattgatttttttttcaacattattggTGACTTATTATAGCATCGCACTCGTCCGCTACGCATGATAAGTTCTTTGCGCTAATAAATTTgcgcaaaattgaaaattatattcaacttcataaattattttacgctTTGTATTTTGTTGCCTTCAAGACAAGAAATGGTTCTAACTTTAGCCTCCTGTGGCGCTGCAAGTCATCTAATCAAACCTTGTCTAACCCCTTTATTGTACCTAGATACTGTTTATATTTACCACAAAGTTAAGATTtgtgcaattatatttttatttccaatgagctgcacaatcagtctacCCGGTGATCAGACCTGGTGCGTCTCCAGAattggtatccactctttcaggaccaccacaatgggtgagataccgttggccatgttaatttggacgtctagtttctatcacactagatggcagcaccgagactttatttggatgctaaagtgcactaggaatttaattttgccggaaaagccaagagccaataaggcactccaggcatctcttacatgccgcataatcatacgacatggccgctgaggattttctgcatctcgaaaatccggtgtctgggtcggggatcgaacccgcagactgcgacaaaccaactgcgccacccagccgctttgtgaaattatatattaacacTATATGCTTTATCCAGAAACCAGTACgcaaaaaaactgaagaaaaaaacaatgtatttaaGCAAACAAAACTTACGTTCTGGTAGcaataacaaactttttaaatcaaaggaAATTATCAAAGCTAACcgcataaatcaaaattaaatgtaacgacttcaaataaatattcataagaaaagaataaatattttggtctCAGTAGTAATACAAatctaattatcttaattaactTTTGTGTCATGCTTTCGGCATTTTACGCAAACatgtaaacatatatatatggCAAAACTTAAAGTGAattgctttgaaataaaattacgcTATTCAAACTTGTTTGGATGCAATTTATTATCATgagacatttaattaaattaactacttttatcagaaatgaagtattattcatttatatatgccgcctttatttaattattgtactCGTGTCTtcaaacaacataatttttttttaaaaaaagcaataacttATTTAGTTTACGAGTACAGGAGAGTTTTCAATAAATCCTTATATTATACTCTGACATTATTCTTTAAGGATTTATAATAAAGGCTTACTACTTCGGAATGCGATGACAAATAACTTTCAGATAAAATTTACTTGTGAAATTCTTGCTTTTGTAATTATAGAAAgagtagaaataaattttgtaaattattatttttacgtataattattaaatattaactaattaagaAGTGACACCTGTATTAATATACTCGTAcgtcaattaaataatattcttttagtGTATTCGTttgaaattatgctttattttttatttataggagAGAAGGGGCTAGTTGTCTAAATTGGGCTACAGTGGACATCATGAATAACTTGTGCCAAATGGTCAATCAGTCTATCAATTggtacatcaaaataaaaactccaACATTTTACGAAGCTGCTATTTTTAACGAAGTTTAGGCCGTATTTTTCTTCCACAGTGTTATagaatattgcataaaaattagcattatatttttaatttttcaggcCTTGTATACATATATTGGATTACTTGTTGCACCGTAATGACCacctgaattatattttttgagtcCTTagcaaaaatgaagtttttagaaACATCTGAACATCTAGTGCATTTTAAATAGGAGTATCATCATCACCTGGCACTACAACCAAATCAGAGTTGTAGCCTCCTTTAAGATTTTGAACTTTTCTGTTGATCTTGTAGTtggtaattttaagaaatttcaagttCTATCTACTCTCTCAATCcagtttttaaatcttgacAATCTCGGTTTTCTTCACTTCTTTCCCTTCTTTTATTCACTTCCCGGTCACTTTTGTCCGAGTTCATTTATAGTGTTGCGGTACGCATAAGCAAAGTATGAGCATGGCATGGGAACGACTAATAGGTCTAACTAAACGGTGCCTTCGAAAGTCACTTGGTCGCTCATTACTAGATGAGGAAACCTTAGCTACAGTATTGGTGGGAATAGAAGCCTCGCTCAACAGTAGACCTTTGATTTACGAGCACGGTGAGAATGATACAGAAGAAGCTTTGACACCATCTCATTTCTTAACTGGTCGAAAGCTTACTACTGTTCCATCTGGACCTGAGCTTAAAGGTGATAAACTCactaatatttacagaaaacaaCAAGATGTACTTGATATGTTTTGGAAAAGGTGGACTAAAGAGTATTTGCTGGAACTGCGTTCACATCATCAAGTAAAAAATGTTCGGCAATCACCACGAGTACGAGTAGGAGATTTGGTTCTACTGCAAGAGGATGTACGACCAAGACACGTGTGGAAAAAAGCTCTCGTGGTTGAATTAATTAACGGTCGGGACGGAAAAATTCGTACTTGTATTCTTCGTGTCGAAGGAAAACATATTACCNNNNNNNNNNNNNNNNNNNNNNNNNNNNNNNNNNNNNNNNNNNNNNNNNNNNNNNNNNNNNNNNNNNNNNNNNNNNNNNNNNNNNNNNNNNNNNNNNNNNNNNNNNNNNNNNNNNNNNNNNNNNNNNNNNNNNNNNNNNNNNNNNNNNNNNNNNNNNNNNNNNNNNNNNNNNNNNNNNNNNNNNNNNNNNNNNNNNNNNNNNNNNNNNNNNNNNNNNNNNNNNNNNNNNNNNNNNNNNNNNNNNNNNNNNNNNNNNNNNNNNNNNNNNNNNNNNNNNNNNNNNNNNNNNNNNNNNNNNNNNNNNNNNNNNNNNNNNNNNNNNNNNNNNNNNNNNNNNNNNNNNNNNNNNNNNNNNNNNNNNNNNNNNNNNNNNNNNNNNNNNNNNNNNNNNNNNNNNNNNNNNNNNNNNNNNNNNNNNNNNNNNNNNNNNNNNNNNNNNNNNNNNNNNNNNNNNNNNNNNNNNNNNNNNNNNNNNNNNNNNNNNNNNNNNNNNNNNNNNNNNNNNNNNNNNNNNNNNNNNNNNNNNNNNNNNNNNNNNNNNNNNNNNNNNNNNNNNNNNNNNNNNNNNNNNNNNNNNNNNNNNNNNNNNNNNNNNNNNNNNNNNNNNNNNNNNNNNNNNNNNNNNNNNNNNNNNNNNNNNNNNNNNNNNNNNNNNNNNNNNNNNNNNNNNNNNNNNNNNNNNNNNNNNNNNNNNNNNNNNNNNNNNNNNNNNNNNNNNNNNNNNNNNNNNNNNNNNNNNNNNNNNNNNNNNNNNNNNNNNNNNNNNNNNNNNNNNNNNNNNNNNNNNNNNNNNNNNNNNNNNNNNNNNNNNNNNNNNNNNNNNNNNNNNNNNNNNNNNNNNNNNNNNNNNNNNNNNNNNNNNNNNNNNNNNNNNNNNNNNNNNNNNNNNNNNNNNNNNNNNNNNNNNNNNNNNNNNNNNNNNNNNNNNNNNNNNNNNNNNNNNNNNNNNNNNNNNNNNNNNNNNNNNNNNNNNNNNNNNNNNNNNNNNNNNNNNNNNNNNNNNNNNNNNNNNNNNNNNNNNNNNNNNNNNNNNNNNNNNNNNNNNNNNNNNNNNNNNNNNNNNNNNNNNNNNNNNNNNNNNNNNNNNNNNNNNNNNNNNNNNNNNNNNNNNNNNNNNNNNNNNNNNNNNNNNNNNNNNNNNNNNNNNNNNNNNNNNNNNNNNNNNNNNNNNNNNNNNNNNNNNNNNNNNNNNNNNNNNNNNNNNNNNNNNNNNNNNNNNNNNNNNNNNNNNNNNNNNNNNNNNNNNNNNNNNNNNNNNNNNNNNNNNNNNNNNNNNNNNNNNNNNNNNNNNNNNNNNNNNNNNNNNNNNNNNNNNNNNNNNNNNNNNNNNNNNNNNNNNNNNNNNNNNNNNNNNNNNNNNNNNNNNNNNNNNNNNNNNNNNNNNNNNNNNNNNNNNNNNNNNNNNNNNNNNNNNNNNNNNNNNNNNNNNNNNNNNNNNNNNNNNNNNNNNNNNNNNNNNNNNNNNNNNNNNNNNNNNNNNNNNNNNNNNNNNNNNNNNNNNNNNNNNNNNNNNNNNNNNNNNNNNNNNNNNNNNNNNNNNNNNNNNNNNNNNNNNNNNNNNNNNNNNNNNNNNNNNNNNNNNNNNNNNNNNNNNNNNNNNNNNNNNNtttgtaacgtcaatgctcgtcacacgtgacatttggacaagcgcacatatgcatatgacttataaaccaGAAGTGCAGAGTACGTCCCACTGCGCGctggtacgtaaatacttgtttcacccaaataaatatacgtttattaatttatgttttatgaagaaactgatattaagtcaattataaagaaattcacaaattttacatacttataATTAGGTAAGTGTGATTTGTGTATAAggaactgttttttcttcaacCCCCAATCGACCCTTcagattcggatcgacccccattcgaccccctggctcagatcgacccccgcttttgttaaatagacccctgggggtctatatagaccactttggcgacctatGCCTTAGAGTATGGCATATAAATCgttttttcgattaaatttcgcttttaaatttttttttcttactaaatgtgtagtaataagaactttaattttgaaaaaaaaaatttttttcgataaacCGTTACAATATGAACGgaaatattaccaaaataatgctttaaataccgtatatatcagttttattaaccaaaattatggttTCTTTACCACAAACTCCATTACTATACAGTGCGTTAActtaatcagaatttttctctccatgATCAAGCAATCACACTGGTTTTGAATTCTTTTGCCAAACTGTGCtgaagtttttttctgtttcttcacctaaatattaatttacgatccaggaatctaaaaatatatattaagggtggtAATCATGACACACCATGTATCTGGAAATTTTacattcgtaaaaaaaataataattttttgagggtatagaaaattttaataacagcaacgaaaaaaatttaaaaacaaaattctttctaAAACCTTTAACATCAAtagacaaatttataaaaaatgttgtttttttttcaatttaaagcatattttattaattcctatcattttaaaatatgttcagactaaattaaatatcttcctgtaaattaaaaaagatattgcaCACAAGCATATTTGTTATTCGTATACGAAATAAAATGGTTAGTTGCTTAAACTAAAATCCCACAAGTAAGATTCAGAAAAAGTCGCACACtagttatttttcttgaaaaaaaaacgaatttaatcattcataattaagtttgcatttgcaaaaaacaaaaataataaaatatgtctttACTTCCATGCAATCACATCCGGTCACTAACCTTTCAAGAtatcggtaaaaaaaaatatatatattaaaaatcggTTCTCACCTAGATGTCCcaagctttaaaaatgtttcattgatTTCCTTTGCATCTAAAGTATTCCTTCGGAAATATTTCAggcaatgaaaataaagttccatcgctgttttaatgaaattaaataatgaataatatatccAAAGAATTTCgtgaatacattttatttttaaaacaaatgcaacAAAAGAATGTGggcatttgaataaaataggtttttttttaaaaatatagtgcaTTGTgtaagttttttctaaaatgttatctagctttaaattaattaattttaaagttttcattatttttagttttcaattttttacagtatgaatataaataatttatagaaaaacaataaagataattaattttcaactcagaataacgaatttttaaaccatgaattaaaataattaataatataaattgatattttgccGAACGTTTcaccaaatatttttccttttttttattttgctttctgtctttttttcttttataaacatgGTAATAAAAGAACCAAAAGCATATAatgtaatagtaaattttaaaaaaaatcttgaaaaaaaagccATCAATTCTTGCGTTTTATCACTGTTGCATCCAGttttgaaatatagaaaatgaatttatccagtttctttattgtttttttatgatatttaaaaaaaaaaaaaaaaaaaaaaaaaaaaaaaaacactttttatatcTCTAATGGTAAATTTTcctgttttaaaatcatataatttataaacgTAAATTTCTTACGTAACCCcagaaaataaactgaatattactTGGTCTTAGCAAAGGTATTGTCtcgatttcatttcaaaatggcGATTATTCTGTGATAGGATACTTGCAATTCGAAAGGAAGATTACTGCTGAAATCACATTGTCATATCTAATCACGTGGTTGTGCGTGTTGTGTTAGCATTAGGGATATTTGGCTTTCTTTATTACCACTCTGAATCAATTTttggataatatttaattatgcgTGTTTGTCGAACCTGATAGGCTGCTGAATCGTGACTTCAATTGACTCGCTCGCACGCATctaaatggaagaaaataataaacaaataaaacatttatgatattaaaatgtttgagtgatccataataagttttatgtaaacattctataataaatacaacgactctaatatttatgaaaagtaatgagaagtaattttgctttttatattactttaactttacttttactGAATGAATCCTTTAATTAGTGTAACATTAAGCtaacatcttttatttaatacagaTTTCTAGCAATAtactattttcatttgatttattcttaaaaactgaaaataaatatgaaaacttaTCAGTAATATATGAACATCGTATGAGTggtttagtataattttatttaaaaaagaaataccaatatttaatttgaatattgcATTTCATTTGCATATATTCTGCTTGTGAAGAGTTTGTCAATTTctgcaattgaaaataaaaatgtaaaaaaaaatttgaaacaaattttgcgTGTATTATCATCAATTGGGGCTACTTTAAACCACATTTTCATGTTTTCACTTGCATATACAtcaatatgaaatttaacaaatttaatatcaactaattaataaaatataaggaaGTAAACggtacagatatttttaataaaatcttctttttcatattgtttttcgATCTTTAAAATTCTGAACAAAAATTACCAATGATCGGGGAACCTCTAGACCActctcttattttaataaaagttgaacACAATTCGCTTGTTAGACAATTTTAGCACCTTGCACGGGAATTTGCTGGTAAAATCAAACTGCATatgaatttcatatatttaaacatagaaattacatttaagaaatgtaaaaaaaaaatttaattttatggctttcgaattttaagctttttccaACATATAATTAATCACTCCGAGTGTAAGAGAGCAGTTAGAACAGGGTGATATTTCCCTAATAtacataataatcaaaataattcacAAACCATTCGATAAATAGTATAGGAAACATATAAATagtataatgtaataatttaccGCTGGAGGGTACCAGATCGGAAATTGATCGTGCTCTGAAAACTATGATTTAGGGATGAACAGTATGTGAATTTTTTCCCTCCCCCATTTCAAACGGGCTGTGATGTATGTGTATgacagaagtcaaattcttggaaatagatggcgccactgaaaagcaagaaaaaacGCACCCCTTCGCCTTAAAATAAGTTTGTCAGTATCGCAAGGGGCATAAGACAACAATAACAATGCAATAATCGCCAGTAAATGTAGGTAAAGTACATATGGCAACATCAATGCAGTGAAAACCATCATCACAATggccaaaaaaaaacaataatttccaTGTCTTCTCGATTATTATGACACTTGCTTATAACATTTATTAGCTTTCAATTGAAGAGCTTCGAGGGATATAGCCGCATTTTCAAATTATCCAAACGAGCGTTTCTGGTAAAAACACCACGATTTCCATGCAGTCAATAAGATTTTTCTCTATATTGTGGTGTTAGGATattccgaaaaaaattttttactttatatggCAAAAATACTAAGGAAcagttagaaaaatttgaaaaaaaaatgcattttgaataaataggtttcattatttattgccTCCAGCCATTTAgcgaattctttattttagtgttttagGATTCTTAATGCCTGCTTATTACATTTACTTGTTTCTTAATTAAGAAGTTAAGAAGTTATTTTAGCAGTTGGAAAGGTGCCGACCTACTAGGtgaacattttttatgaattagcagctttttaaatttggtgCAGTTTATGTAGCTAGAAACTTTATTTCGCGGCAAACTTTTGCGGCAATACAAAATGGTGAcatattcagtaaaataaaatttaaaagtaaatatttatcaactaataattaaaaaccaaGAATTATGGGTAGcggaaactaaataaataccGTTAAATgttcttctaaaattaataaaataaaaatttaaactggagTGTCATCGAGCTGATGAGCATAAATCACGCTTTTTCAAAGTGAACACAATCAACGTTGACAcattataacttcaaaaaatgtaatcatgAATCTTTTTGGTGCTgttattctttttatgaaaaaataacctTGAATTTGCAATGCTTtcaaattatgcataaattaaatgttcttctaaaatggataaaataaaaatataagctgGAGTATTATCGAGCTAATGAGTATAAAGCACGCTTTTTCAAAGTGAACACAATCAAACGTTgacaaattataactttaaaaaatgtaatcatgaatttttttggtGCGGTTATTCATAATCGAAAAAATAACCTTGAATTTGCAATGCTTtcaaattatgcataaattaaatgttcttctaaaaaggataaaataaaaatttaaactaaagtgTTATCGAGCTAATGAGTATAAGGCACGCTTTTTCAAAGTGAACACAATCAAACGTTGACacattataactttaaaaaatgtattcatgaATCTTTTTGGTGCTGTTATTTCTATTAGAAGAAATAACCTTGAATTTGAAGtgctttcaaattatatatagattaaatgttcttctaaaatggataaaataaaaatttaaactggagTGTCATCGAGCTAATGAGTATAAAGCATGCTTTTCAAAGTGAACACAGTCAAAAGTTgacaaattataactttaaaaaatgtaatcatgaatatttttggtgctgTTAttctttttgtagaaaataaccTTGAATTTGTAATGCTTtcaaattatgcataaattaaaatttcaattaaaaatttccctTGGATTTTTTTTAGTCATCAAATGTTggtaaattataactttaaaaaaaatacaataataaatcgtttttttatttattttttttgcagccCTATCTTTTAAGctattctttaaagaaaataatctcGGATTTGCAATACTtacaaattttgcataaatttgaaaaaataccaTACAGCTTCTTATTATCCAGCTCACCGGATTGTGGCGAGCTGGACTGGTAGCCAGACGTGGACTATACAGGTTAGGGTTTTGCAGACCTAGGTACGTGTCCACGTCTGGAGGAAAGGAAAAGAAAGGAAAGAGTTTCTTATAACTCAAATGTTtgcaaattataacttttaaaaaaagcgatcATGAATCTTTTTTCCGCTGTTGttacttttgaattattctttaagtaaaatgatctaaaatttgaaaggttgcaaattataaataaattaagaaattgattaaaaaatactataatgtTTCTCTTAACTacactttataaaaacaattttgttgtgtatttctgcaaataaaatattaaaataaacattgaaacaAACCCATTTGAAAGtcttctaaaatgtaaaaacctTCAATGCGGATGCAAGACGTTTCATCAGCAACAAATATCTCtttcttgaaacaaaataaatttaaagatttcaaataagGCTTTTAAGATCCCTTCGTTTTCTTATAATACCAAAAATGTGAACAATGtttgaagtttcattttaaaatatccatgccataaaactattcattttgaaagtaagaatattttctcatttcattgaaaaata
This window encodes:
- the LOC122268768 gene encoding uncharacterized protein, whose amino-acid sequence is MAWERLIGLTKRCLRKSLGRSLLDEETLATVLVGIEASLNSRPLIYEHGENDTEEALTPSHFLTGRKLTTVPSGPELKGDKLTNIYRKQQDVLDMFWKRWTKEYLLELRSHHQVKNVRQSPRVRVGDLVLLQEDVLLLSEEPITYGVLLMTEAILSSLNDNPSSDKQVDYGG